A region of Thiofilum sp. DNA encodes the following proteins:
- a CDS encoding c-type cytochrome — protein sequence MRGLLQSSIGLVLSMGLLLCAQAADQPLNRTALIAQNCMSCHGTNGISNGPAIPSIAGFSRSYLERSLLEYKTDKRHSTIMGRITKGYSAEDLKLLADYFAQQPFIRASQVTDPHLVMQGKSLHRQHCAVCHIQNGTVDKTGAAILAGQWKTYLQFALTDFQQGARTSPRGMTKSVEAVEQRYGEEGFKALIEFYASQPE from the coding sequence ATGCGTGGGTTATTACAGAGTTCAATAGGTCTAGTATTGAGTATGGGGCTACTTCTTTGTGCTCAGGCGGCAGATCAACCCCTTAATCGCACGGCGCTCATCGCTCAAAATTGCATGAGCTGCCATGGCACTAATGGCATTAGTAATGGCCCTGCTATCCCTAGCATTGCGGGCTTTAGCCGCTCCTATTTAGAGCGCAGCTTACTGGAATATAAAACTGATAAGCGTCATTCTACCATTATGGGGCGAATTACTAAGGGTTATAGCGCTGAGGACTTAAAGCTACTCGCTGACTATTTTGCCCAGCAACCTTTTATCCGTGCCTCTCAAGTCACTGACCCTCATTTGGTGATGCAAGGCAAGTCACTACACCGCCAACATTGCGCGGTGTGCCATATTCAAAATGGTACAGTAGATAAAACCGGAGCGGCGATTCTAGCAGGTCAATGGAAAACATATTTGCAATTTGCCCTGACTGATTTTCAACAGGGCGCACGGACTAGCCCTAGAGGGATGACTAAAAGTGTAGAGGCGGTTGAACAACGCTATGGTGAAGAAGGCTTCAAGGCCTTAATTGAGTTTTATGCTAGTCAACCGGAATAA
- a CDS encoding outer membrane protein assembly factor BamD — MSITTKMFKMHLRRANTVLLAAVLAMTLGACSSQSSKAKPAVDPNNSLTANQLYSKAQKATQSGDYKTAISLYETLEARFPLGPYAQQAQLEAAYAYYKYDEPDSALDAIDRFIRMNPMSSKVDYALYLRGLVNFNRGSSLVDKVFPRSIADLDIVRQKESFHDFSTLINRFPESRYTGDAKQRVQYLRNTLASSEVNVAKYYMTRGAWLAAFNRAEYAIKHYQGSPAVIDALEIKITAARKMGKPDLAADNLKVLEANFPERAAKFR, encoded by the coding sequence ATGTCGATAACCACAAAAATGTTTAAGATGCATCTGCGCCGCGCCAATACGGTTTTATTAGCTGCTGTTCTTGCGATGACCTTGGGGGCTTGTTCATCTCAAAGTAGTAAAGCTAAACCAGCGGTTGATCCTAATAACTCCTTAACTGCCAATCAGTTATATTCTAAGGCACAAAAGGCAACGCAATCAGGTGACTACAAAACGGCGATTTCGTTGTATGAAACCTTAGAAGCCCGTTTCCCCTTAGGCCCTTATGCGCAGCAGGCTCAATTAGAGGCCGCGTATGCGTATTATAAATACGATGAGCCAGATTCTGCCTTGGATGCGATTGATCGCTTTATCCGCATGAATCCGATGAGTAGTAAAGTGGACTATGCCTTATATCTGCGTGGCTTAGTTAATTTTAATCGCGGCAGTAGCTTAGTCGATAAGGTATTCCCGCGTAGTATTGCTGACTTGGACATAGTGCGCCAAAAAGAATCTTTCCACGATTTCTCAACGCTCATCAATCGCTTTCCTGAGAGTCGTTACACGGGAGATGCTAAACAGCGCGTGCAGTATTTACGTAATACTTTGGCATCCTCTGAGGTCAATGTAGCTAAGTACTATATGACGCGTGGGGCATGGCTGGCAGCGTTTAATCGTGCCGAATATGCGATTAAGCATTATCAAGGCTCACCGGCGGTCATTGATGCATTAGAGATTAAAATTACCGCAGCTCGCAAAATGGGTAAACCCGACTTAGCAGCGGATAATCTCAAAGTGCTAGAAGCGAATTTCCCAGAGCGGGCAGCGAAGTTTCGTTAA
- the rluD gene encoding 23S rRNA pseudouridine(1911/1915/1917) synthase RluD: protein MYQNQQITYTVPMELSGQRLDQVLATLCPDFSRSQLQKWIKSDGVLVNGKVVKPKERLLGGELIEIDAEYEVQTEFEPEDIPLDIVYEDDAILVLNKPADLVVHPAAGNWTGTLVNALLFHDESLKQIPRAGIVHRLDKDTSGLMVVAKTLEAHFSLVNQLQERTVSREYLALVQRSIIAGGTIEGNIGRHHNDRKRMAVLEEGGREAITHYRVEERFTNHTLLRVALETGRTHQIRVHLSSHHMPIVGDPVYGGRFKVPAGISDELRNALNTFPRQALHATLLALEHPETGEEMEWEVEVPDDMADLLDLLRAEDERLTEL from the coding sequence ATGTATCAAAATCAGCAGATTACCTACACTGTTCCTATGGAGCTTTCCGGTCAACGTTTAGATCAAGTACTTGCGACTCTCTGCCCCGACTTTTCGCGTAGCCAATTGCAAAAATGGATTAAGTCCGATGGGGTATTAGTTAATGGCAAAGTCGTTAAGCCTAAGGAGCGTCTCTTAGGAGGTGAACTCATTGAAATCGATGCCGAATACGAGGTGCAAACCGAGTTTGAGCCTGAAGATATTCCGCTCGATATTGTCTATGAAGACGATGCTATTTTAGTACTGAATAAACCTGCCGATTTAGTGGTGCATCCCGCTGCGGGTAATTGGACAGGTACATTGGTCAACGCCCTACTTTTTCACGATGAGTCATTAAAACAAATTCCTCGCGCGGGAATTGTGCATCGCTTGGATAAAGATACTTCGGGCCTCATGGTAGTGGCTAAAACCCTAGAAGCGCATTTTTCGCTAGTCAATCAACTCCAAGAACGCACCGTCTCCCGCGAATATTTGGCTTTAGTGCAACGCTCGATCATTGCGGGCGGTACGATTGAGGGCAATATTGGACGCCATCATAATGACCGCAAGCGTATGGCCGTATTAGAGGAAGGCGGACGCGAGGCGATTACCCATTATCGGGTGGAGGAACGCTTTACTAATCATACTTTACTCCGAGTTGCGCTAGAAACTGGACGTACTCATCAAATCCGTGTGCATTTAAGTAGCCATCATATGCCGATTGTGGGTGATCCGGTGTATGGCGGACGCTTTAAAGTGCCTGCGGGTATTTCGGATGAATTACGCAATGCCTTAAATACTTTTCCACGCCAAGCCTTACATGCCACATTATTGGCACTCGAACACCCCGAAACAGGTGAGGAAATGGAATGGGAAGTAGAAGTACCTGATGATATGGCTGATCTTCTAGACCTATTACGCGCCGAAGATGAGCGTTTAACTGAGCTTTAG
- the pgeF gene encoding peptidoglycan editing factor PgeF codes for MNQAAIVKQGWLIPDWPAPNNVKAFTTTRHGGVSVAPYESLNLGDHVEDVPMAVARNRQIVGDIAQLPNEPLWLKQVHGTVVMGMDGGGSCYPTADASIALRPKQICVVMTADCLPVLFCNKAGTKVAAAHAGWRGLCDGMLEQTVKTFNEDPSSLLAWIGPGIGPNAFEVGPEVRAEFITVDAQAAVAFRPAVNEGKWLVDLYQIARQRLANVGVKAVYGGDYCTYQDNERFFSFRRDGKTGRMGSFIWMA; via the coding sequence ATGAATCAAGCTGCAATTGTGAAACAAGGCTGGTTAATACCGGATTGGCCAGCTCCTAATAATGTCAAAGCCTTTACCACGACGCGTCATGGCGGAGTGAGTGTTGCACCCTATGAGAGTTTAAATCTGGGTGATCATGTAGAAGATGTACCTATGGCCGTAGCACGTAATCGGCAGATCGTGGGGGATATAGCCCAACTTCCTAATGAACCGTTATGGCTGAAACAAGTGCACGGTACGGTGGTCATGGGTATGGATGGCGGTGGGAGTTGTTACCCAACCGCAGATGCTTCTATTGCATTACGTCCTAAACAAATCTGTGTTGTGATGACAGCTGACTGCTTGCCCGTGCTGTTTTGTAATAAGGCGGGTACTAAAGTGGCTGCTGCTCATGCGGGTTGGCGTGGCTTATGCGATGGTATGTTAGAGCAAACGGTTAAAACCTTTAATGAAGACCCCTCTAGTTTGCTGGCATGGATTGGCCCCGGAATTGGTCCGAATGCGTTTGAAGTGGGTCCTGAAGTGAGAGCTGAATTTATTACTGTTGATGCTCAAGCAGCAGTGGCGTTTCGACCTGCCGTAAATGAAGGTAAATGGCTAGTGGATTTATATCAAATTGCACGGCAACGCCTAGCGAATGTAGGAGTAAAAGCTGTTTATGGTGGAGATTATTGTACTTATCAGGACAATGAGCGCTTTTTCTCTTTTCGCCGCGATGGTAAAACTGGACGCATGGGCAGCTTTATCTGGATGGCATGA
- a CDS encoding polyhydroxyalkanoate granule-associated phasin translates to MSTLDKSYRLATQAAEIAVAAPQVIAMRTMRMMLAGANPSAKDQREFYQMGAEKVEAFGEAWLAMSMQMWKVNQEWMRMWFNAFTAYPLSQGGSLNHSTKRLESATLNVLSKGMTPVHKRVVSNAKRLTRS, encoded by the coding sequence ATGTCGACCCTCGATAAATCCTACCGCCTTGCCACCCAAGCGGCTGAAATTGCTGTAGCGGCCCCTCAAGTGATTGCGATGCGCACTATGCGTATGATGTTAGCAGGTGCTAATCCCAGCGCTAAAGATCAGCGCGAGTTTTATCAAATGGGAGCTGAAAAAGTAGAAGCATTTGGTGAAGCTTGGTTAGCGATGAGCATGCAAATGTGGAAAGTGAACCAAGAATGGATGCGTATGTGGTTCAATGCGTTCACTGCTTATCCGCTGAGTCAGGGCGGTTCACTCAATCACTCTACTAAACGCTTAGAAAGCGCTACCTTAAATGTATTGAGTAAAGGTATGACTCCCGTGCACAAGCGTGTGGTCTCTAACGCTAAACGTTTAACGCGTAGCTAA
- a CDS encoding YiiD C-terminal domain-containing protein, with protein MTEQDLQVYLNTHIPLTQAMQIQVLSIASDQLILQAPLAPNKNPHHTVFGGSIATILTLAAWSLVHTRLEAEAISSTLVVRRSALEYQRPVEGDFAAKAYFADPTQWESFKQTLQTKGKAKIAVEAVIDYAGQVSAQFNGEFVALQV; from the coding sequence ATGACAGAGCAGGACTTACAAGTCTATTTGAATACGCATATTCCACTCACTCAAGCGATGCAGATTCAAGTACTGAGCATTGCTAGTGATCAACTCATACTGCAAGCTCCCTTAGCCCCCAATAAAAACCCTCACCACACCGTATTCGGTGGCAGTATTGCGACGATTTTAACTTTAGCGGCGTGGTCATTAGTGCATACACGCTTAGAAGCGGAAGCTATATCCAGCACCTTAGTGGTGCGCCGTAGTGCTTTGGAGTATCAGCGTCCGGTTGAAGGCGATTTTGCGGCAAAAGCCTACTTTGCTGATCCAACACAGTGGGAGAGCTTCAAGCAAACTTTACAGACCAAGGGTAAAGCGAAAATCGCAGTAGAGGCAGTAATAGATTATGCGGGTCAGGTAAGTGCTCAGTTTAACGGTGAGTTCGTAGCTTTACAGGTTTAA
- a CDS encoding cupin domain-containing protein: MESTLSVETGNLFAQLPTDLKAEVFETLVNAVQLRIERIVSKGQASPPDFWYDQNEHEWVLILQGEAILELEDRQVTLKAGDYINLPAHVKHRVAWTMPEQETIWLAIFY, from the coding sequence ATGGAATCCACACTCTCCGTTGAAACTGGCAACCTATTCGCCCAACTACCTACTGATCTTAAAGCCGAAGTATTTGAAACATTAGTCAATGCGGTGCAATTGCGTATCGAGCGTATTGTGTCTAAAGGACAGGCTTCACCGCCCGATTTTTGGTACGACCAAAATGAACATGAATGGGTATTAATCCTGCAAGGCGAAGCCATATTAGAGCTGGAGGATCGACAAGTAACACTCAAAGCAGGGGACTATATCAATTTGCCTGCTCATGTTAAGCATCGAGTTGCTTGGACAATGCCTGAGCAAGAAACTATTTGGTTAGCGATCTTTTATTAA
- a CDS encoding XisH family protein codes for MPARDAYHLAVRHALEKAGWTVTDDPYLIKQGVISMYIDLGAEHLVAATKGQEKIAIEIKCFTQPSYLAEFHTALGQFINYKIALEKQEPERDLYLAITQSTYDAFFTVPFIQQVTNKTGIKLMLFDADQEVITQWIN; via the coding sequence ATGCCCGCACGAGATGCATATCACCTAGCCGTGCGTCACGCACTGGAAAAAGCTGGTTGGACAGTTACCGATGATCCTTATCTAATAAAACAAGGTGTCATATCTATGTATATTGATCTAGGTGCTGAGCATTTAGTAGCTGCCACAAAGGGTCAAGAAAAAATAGCCATTGAAATTAAGTGCTTTACACAGCCTTCTTACCTAGCTGAGTTTCATACTGCTTTAGGACAGTTTATCAATTACAAAATTGCTTTAGAAAAACAAGAACCAGAGCGTGATCTCTATTTAGCTATTACTCAATCTACTTATGATGCTTTTTTCACAGTTCCTTTTATTCAGCAAGTCACTAATAAAACTGGAATAAAGCTAATGCTATTTGATGCTGATCAAGAGGTTATTACCCAATGGATAAACTAA
- a CDS encoding XisI protein, whose product MDKLKLYRQAIKAVLKDYANLSPSKDELLTQLIFDDEGGHYQLMYVGWDRGTRVYGVIIHIDLINGKAWLQYNGTEFDIAKELMAQGVEREDIVLGFYPKSTRKYTDYAIT is encoded by the coding sequence ATGGATAAACTAAAACTTTATCGTCAGGCTATTAAAGCTGTATTGAAAGATTATGCAAATCTTTCGCCTTCTAAGGATGAGCTTCTTACACAATTAATTTTTGATGATGAAGGAGGTCATTATCAATTAATGTATGTAGGATGGGATCGTGGTACTAGAGTTTATGGTGTGATTATTCATATTGACCTTATTAATGGTAAAGCATGGCTACAATATAATGGTACTGAGTTTGATATTGCTAAGGAATTAATGGCTCAAGGTGTAGAACGCGAAGATATTGTATTAGGCTTTTATCCAAAATCGACTCGTAAATATACGGATTATGCAATTACTTAA